The genomic window CGCGCGCCCGCGACCTGCTGCTCGTGCTGCTCGCCCAGGGCGCCGTCGGCTATGTGCAGTTCTTCACCGATGTGCCCGAGCTGCTCGTCGGCGCCCATATGCTCGGCTCGTCGCTGATGTGGATCGCGGTGCTCCGGCTGGCGCTGAGCCTGCGGGAGCGGCCGCTCGGCACCACCGAGGCGCCGGCACAGCCGGACGCGGCACTGACCGCCGCCTGAGCCGACCGGCGGCCCGAGCCGGAGACGGCCCGAGGCAGGCATCGGCCCGAGTCGGAGGCGGTCCGAGGCAGGCATCGGCCCGAGTCGGAGGCGGTCCGAGGCAGGCATCGGCCCGAGGCCGAACCGTCAGCGGGCGAGCCCGTACACGCGCCGGGCGTTGCCCGCAGCGATCATCTCGGCCACCCGCTGGGCGTCGCTGCGGCTCCAGGCGCCGTCGACCACCCAGCCGCTGAGCACACGCGCCAGTGCCTCCCGGAAGATGCGCGCCCCGACGACGTGCAGCTCGGGCAGTCCGCGCGCACCGCTGGAGAAGAGCAGCTTCCCGAACGGCGCGAGCTCCAGGGTCTCGGCGAGCACGGACGCGGCGCCCGCCCCGGTGTGGGCGAGGGCCGGCCCCACATCGGCGTACACATGCGGGAAGACGCTCGCCAGATGCGCGGCGTGGCGGTGGTACGGATAGCCGGGCAGCAGTACGAGATCGGTGCCGAGGCCCGCCGTGGCCGCCGCGAAGTCGGTGAGCAGCAATGGGTCGTCGACCCCGACGTGGAGCTGCAGCGGGCGCCCCGAGGCGACGGCGCTCCAGCGGAGATGGCGCAGCAGCACCGGGTCGGTGAGCCGGCCGCCGACCTGCCGCGCCGCCAGCCAGCGCCCGGTCGCGCCCCGCACCTCGCCGGGGCCCGGCGGTTCGGGGGCGAGCGCCAGTCCGTGCCGTGCGCCCCCGACGGAGGTGAAGGCGACGGCCGATGCCGCAGCGCCGTGCACGGCCTCGGCGAGATTGGCGAGGAAGCCGTCGACGGTCCCCGAGGTGTCGGCGACCTGCTCGGCGAGCTGCTCCAGCCGGACGATCTCATGGGCGTCGGCGTCGCCCGTGGCGGCCATCTCCGGCAGCCCGGTCAGGTCCCCGGGCAGCCCGGTATCCACCAGGTATGTGGCGATTCCGGTGGCTCGCAGCAGCCGGCGGCCGGACTCCAGCACGCCGAGCTCCCTGCGGCGGGCGAGGTAGCGGGCCGGCGGGCAGTGCGGCTCCAGACCGAGCAGCGGCGGGCACCAGCGCCGTACGGCGAAGCCGGTCTGCGTGTCGAAGAAGGTGGTACCGGGCGCGGGCGGCCCCGCGGTCCTGCCGAGGTGCGCCTCGAAGGTGCCGAGGCCGAGCTCGGTGCGGAGGACGCCGTGGCAGTACTGATCCACCAAGGTCGGCGTATCGATCATCCGGGGCTCCCAGCCGTGGACGTGCTTCCACACGTCCTAACGGGTGAGCCCCGCGTGAGGTGTTGCCCCGGGGGCGGCGCCCCCGGGAAACGTCCG from Streptomyces sp. FIT100 includes these protein-coding regions:
- a CDS encoding amidohydrolase yields the protein MIDTPTLVDQYCHGVLRTELGLGTFEAHLGRTAGPPAPGTTFFDTQTGFAVRRWCPPLLGLEPHCPPARYLARRRELGVLESGRRLLRATGIATYLVDTGLPGDLTGLPEMAATGDADAHEIVRLEQLAEQVADTSGTVDGFLANLAEAVHGAAASAVAFTSVGGARHGLALAPEPPGPGEVRGATGRWLAARQVGGRLTDPVLLRHLRWSAVASGRPLQLHVGVDDPLLLTDFAAATAGLGTDLVLLPGYPYHRHAAHLASVFPHVYADVGPALAHTGAGAASVLAETLELAPFGKLLFSSGARGLPELHVVGARIFREALARVLSGWVVDGAWSRSDAQRVAEMIAAGNARRVYGLAR